Proteins from a genomic interval of Numenius arquata chromosome 18, bNumArq3.hap1.1, whole genome shotgun sequence:
- the HSF5 gene encoding heat shock factor protein 5 → MEEPQLPAAINPSNFPAKLWQLVNSPRFRSIRWDARGEGLLIDQPLFECELLGARPGHATGLASSGANLFKTKNFTSFIRQLNLYGFRKVVVGPAGGVAGPRPEPGPGPGDGDSSTGPLHHFHSPHFRRDRPELLVNLKRLTSTNKAKLAAGLDVTSRPPNRFQRLLGPLLHGNLLLPPSTLGEADRPGLVTVGQFHQPYRQDSFFPYSYISTSSQNHSTLPTKSFDRTPVPSRTWQGSLGLLPGHETSPAFPDRGVAFPALQRFPTEVTYTLQPVASLLPLQQGSQTIATSLPKYSSYTSSMQYSQAYYPTAALQCCSPPAHSDPLTGCAGPTASTYTYCSFFQSPPMHSPYAAEFLPSNWPCDTFDENKKTEENLEALFRVADEMCSSPKADMVKVEPVESQCSTPQSNRGQLVNIENIDTPSSTEESQLESLSPVASDASFVLGADQAVTCSPSQPSEFLRATCATASAEGDAAGVMQEFVSTQEAHKNLREEPAHGPAPSSVVFVQEAPFSPEQENASVECESSMSETEERQFASGAEPVNKPVEKADSSVKRRCRKRRHSSKSPDLHLLVDVACKRGYFPKEETRE, encoded by the exons ATGGAGGAGCCGCAGCTCCCCGCAGCCATCAACCCCAGCAACTTCCCGGCCAAGCTGTGGCAGCTGGTGAACAGCCCGCGGTTCCGCTCCATCCGCTGGGACGCCCGCGGCGAGGGGCTGCTCATTGACCAGCCGCTCTTCGAGTGTGAGCTGCTGGGCGCCAGGCCGGGCCATGCCacagggctggccagcagtggcGCCAACCTCTTCAAGACCAAGAACTTCACCAGCTTCATCCGGCAGCTCAACCTCTATGGCTTTCGCAAGGTGGTGGTGGGGCCGGCGGGCGGCGTGGCGGGGCCCAGGCCTGAGCCGGGCCCGGGGCCTGGCGATGGTGACAGCTCCACCGGGCCCCTGCACCACTTCCACAGCCCTCACTTTCGCCGCGATCGCCCCGAACTCCTTGTCAACCTGAAGCGCCTGACAAGCACCAACAAGGCGAAGCTGGCAGCTGGCCTGGACGTGACCAGCCGCCCACCCAACCGCTTCCAGCGGCTGCTTGGCCCATTGCTGCACGGGAACCTGCTGCTGCCGCCCTCAACGCTCGGCGAGGCCGACAGGCCCG GACTGGTGACTGTAGGACAGTTTCATCAACCTTATCGTCAAGACAGTTTCTTTCCTTACTCCTACATATCGACCTCATCCCAGAACCACAGCACTTTACCGACAAAAAGTTTCGATCGGACTCCAGTCCCTTCCAGAACGTGGCAGGGTTCTCTGGGGCTGCTTCCAGGGCATGAGACTTCCCCAGCTTTTCCAGATAGAGGGGTTGCCTTTCCGGCTCTCCAGAGGTTTCCAACAGAGGTCACGTACACACTCCAgcctgttgcctctctgctgcctcTTCAGCAAGGGTCTCAAACCATTGCCACCTCCCTTCCAAAATACAGCAGCTACACATCTTCAATGCAGTACTCACAAGCCTACTATCCAACAG CTGCGCTGCAGTGCTGTTCCCCACCTGCCCACTCAGATCCTCTGACTGGCTGTGCTGGTCCTACGGCTTCCACATACACCTACTGCAGCTTCTTCCAG AGTCCTCCAATGCATTCACCTTACGCAGCTGAATTTCTGCCCTCTAACTGGCCTTGTGATACATTTGATGAAAacaagaagacagaagaaaacctTGAAGCTCTGTTTCGGGTTGCTGATGAGATGTGTTCATCACCCAAAGCTGACATGGTGAAAGTGGAACCTGTGGAGAGCCAGTGCTCAACCCCTCAGTCTAACAGAGGGCAACTGGTGAATATTGAGAATATCGATACACCTTCTTCAACTGAGGAAAGCCAACTGGAATCTCTTAGTCCTGTAGCTTCAGACGCATCATTTGTTCTGGGAGCAGATCAAGCAGTAACTTGTTCTCCATCCCAGCCTTCTGAATTTCTCCGTGCTACCTGTGCCACTGCATCTGCAGAAGGGGACGCTGCTGGAGTGATGCAAGAATTTGTGAGCACACAGGAAGCACACAAAAACCTGAGAGAAGAACCAGCTCATGGCCCAGCTCCATCCTCCGTCGTGTTTGTCCAGGAAGCACCATTCAGTCCAGAGCAG gagaacGCTAGTGTTGAATGTGAATCCAGCATGTCAGAGACAGAAGAGAGACAATTCGCTTCAGGAGCTGAGCCTGTAAACAAACCTGTAGAAAAGGCAGATTCATCTGTAAAACGTAGATGCAGGAAAAGAAGACACAGCAGCAAGTCCCCTG ATCTCCATCTGCTGGTGGATGTAGCCTGCAAGCGGGGGTACTTCCCCAAGGAAGAAACAAGAGAGTGA